One stretch of Pontiella desulfatans DNA includes these proteins:
- a CDS encoding diacylglycerol/lipid kinase family protein: MKKTLYIINPASNGCAGLKVWETFKSHWTDPIDPAQVVFTERPRHAREIAAECNGYDIIAAVGGDGTVGEVICGIMDRPGEKPRLAVIPCGTGNDVAQNAGIFSVADAATALRTAQSRAFDLIRIDRQGEHRHSFLFANAGFTSIPKMKPWMKRVLGATGAYYLATLLQVLVYRPPHMTLRIDGREQTGPTYMLIAGNAEFAGGGSMRIAPGARTDDGLLNISIIESLSIFKVITKLFSSIADGTHIDEPEVSYFTGRKIEVHSEPPAPLDLDGELFGTTPATFAVCPRAVEIICSA, from the coding sequence ATGAAAAAAACACTTTATATCATTAACCCGGCAAGCAACGGCTGTGCAGGACTGAAGGTGTGGGAAACCTTCAAATCACATTGGACAGATCCCATCGATCCGGCGCAGGTGGTGTTCACCGAACGCCCCCGCCATGCCCGGGAGATTGCAGCGGAGTGCAATGGCTACGACATTATCGCGGCCGTGGGCGGCGACGGCACAGTGGGCGAAGTCATCTGCGGCATCATGGATAGGCCCGGGGAAAAGCCCAGGCTGGCGGTTATCCCGTGCGGCACCGGAAACGATGTTGCCCAGAACGCAGGCATCTTTTCCGTGGCCGATGCGGCGACCGCATTGCGCACAGCCCAGTCCCGCGCATTCGACCTAATACGGATCGACCGACAAGGCGAACATCGACACTCCTTCCTGTTTGCCAACGCCGGATTTACTTCCATCCCAAAAATGAAACCCTGGATGAAGCGGGTGCTTGGGGCAACGGGAGCCTACTATCTTGCAACGTTGCTCCAGGTTCTCGTCTACCGCCCACCACACATGACCCTGCGGATCGACGGCCGCGAACAGACCGGCCCAACCTATATGTTGATTGCCGGAAACGCCGAATTCGCCGGCGGCGGCAGCATGCGGATCGCCCCGGGGGCACGCACCGACGACGGGTTATTGAATATCTCCATCATAGAATCCTTATCGATCTTCAAAGTCATCACCAAATTGTTTTCCAGCATCGCGGATGGCACGCATATCGATGAACCCGAAGTTAGCTATTTCACCGGCAGGAAAATCGAGGTGCACAGTGAGCCGCCGGCACCGCTGGATCTCGACGGCGAGTTGTTCGGCACCACGCCCGCCACCTTTGCCGTCTGCCCCCGGGCCGTGGAGATCATCTGCTCCGCATAG
- a CDS encoding AMP-binding protein produces MNTNEQTDRYLPLQFIKTARNNFKKPAIADTTGKDLTFGKALIASILLGNELKRMTEGEEMIGVLLPSTVGGALTNIAIPLIGKVAVNLNFTASADAFNSSIEQCNLKTVITARPFAEKIAAKCPVPENAVFIEDILEGISSGAKIKALLKALLLPASMLYSAKGTTPDDLATIIFSSGSTGDPKGIMLSHQNILSNIESFQKVLNFDGNDRLCAVLPFFHSFGFTATLWAPLVTGFQACYHPNPIEGAAVAQLVRERKLTMLFATPTFLLTYMAKAKEDDFRSLRLIVTGAEKLKKKLADKFEARFGIRPMEGYGATECSPVIATNVADSVVGGVVKVGCKDGSVGRPVPGVAVKVVHPETREQLGENEEGLLLVKGPNVMRGYLGQPEKTAKVIQDGWYTTGDIARVDPDGFIFLLDRLMRYSKIGGEMVPHLALEEELLQGLGAVNQILFVTAAPDERKGEQLVVLFTPEVGDPEKLHAIVKESSLPNLWHPRKDNFFQIEEMPALGSGKLDLKQLKVMATELVEAKA; encoded by the coding sequence ATGAACACCAACGAACAGACCGACCGCTACCTCCCCCTGCAATTCATCAAAACCGCGCGGAACAACTTCAAGAAACCCGCCATTGCCGACACCACCGGAAAAGACCTGACGTTCGGGAAAGCCCTGATTGCGTCGATCCTGCTGGGCAACGAACTCAAGCGCATGACCGAAGGAGAGGAGATGATCGGAGTCCTCCTGCCCTCCACGGTGGGCGGGGCACTCACCAACATCGCCATTCCACTGATTGGAAAAGTTGCCGTGAACCTCAACTTCACCGCATCCGCCGATGCCTTCAACTCCTCCATTGAACAATGCAACCTCAAGACCGTCATCACGGCGCGTCCGTTCGCCGAAAAGATTGCCGCCAAATGCCCCGTTCCGGAGAACGCGGTATTCATTGAGGACATCCTGGAAGGCATCTCGTCCGGCGCAAAAATCAAGGCGTTGCTCAAGGCGCTGCTCTTGCCGGCCTCCATGCTCTATTCGGCCAAGGGCACCACGCCGGACGATCTGGCCACGATCATCTTTTCATCCGGCAGCACCGGAGACCCCAAAGGGATCATGCTGTCGCACCAGAACATTCTCTCGAACATCGAGAGCTTCCAGAAGGTGCTCAACTTTGACGGCAACGACCGGCTCTGCGCCGTCTTGCCTTTCTTCCACTCCTTTGGTTTCACCGCAACCCTATGGGCGCCGCTGGTTACGGGCTTCCAGGCCTGCTACCACCCCAACCCGATCGAAGGGGCGGCCGTTGCGCAGCTGGTGCGCGAACGGAAACTGACCATGCTGTTTGCCACCCCCACCTTCCTGCTCACCTACATGGCCAAGGCAAAGGAGGACGACTTCAGATCGCTGCGCCTGATTGTTACCGGCGCCGAAAAGCTTAAGAAAAAACTGGCCGACAAATTCGAGGCGCGCTTCGGCATCCGGCCCATGGAAGGCTACGGCGCAACCGAATGCTCCCCCGTGATTGCCACCAACGTGGCCGACTCCGTGGTCGGCGGCGTCGTGAAGGTGGGTTGCAAGGATGGCAGCGTTGGCCGTCCGGTTCCGGGCGTTGCCGTGAAGGTGGTGCATCCCGAAACACGGGAACAACTCGGAGAAAATGAAGAGGGCCTGCTGCTGGTCAAAGGGCCCAATGTGATGCGCGGGTATCTTGGGCAACCGGAAAAAACCGCGAAAGTCATCCAGGACGGATGGTATACCACCGGCGACATTGCACGGGTCGATCCAGACGGCTTCATCTTCCTTCTTGACCGGCTGATGCGCTACAGCAAGATCGGCGGCGAAATGGTTCCCCATCTTGCCCTCGAAGAAGAGTTGCTCCAGGGACTCGGGGCGGTCAACCAGATCCTGTTCGTTACGGCCGCGCCGGATGAGCGCAAGGGCGAACAGCTCGTTGTCCTCTTCACGCCCGAGGTTGGCGATCCCGAAAAACTCCATGCGATTGTCAAGGAGAGCTCGCTCCCCAACCTATGGCATCCGCGCAAGGACAACTTTTTCCAGATCGAGGAAATGCCCGCCCTCGGCTCCGGCAAACTGGATCTGAAACAGCTCAAGGTCATGGCCACCGAGTTGGTGGAGGCCAAGGCATAA
- a CDS encoding acyl-[ACP]--phospholipid O-acyltransferase, whose protein sequence is MMKARDSQHSFAWLNATQFFGALNDNVFKLLVIFYLVDHLGLDQKSTIGLAAMVFVVPFLLFSHAAGILADRYSKQRIVFYSKCAETGLMVLGLVAILLASPVMLYALLFLMCTQSAFFGPSKFGIIPELVKLEELSKANSFLVGLTYLAIIAGTFVPSLFLALVFRGSYLGLAGVCIVISALGLASSTRIERTAAVGSTKQKFTPFFVVDMFKTLFSLRKDRYLFATLLSVAYFLFLGAFIQQNLLLIGTEEFGWDTTTSGYLFPMAAVGIALGALACGKLSGRCIEFGLVPIGAVGLTTACLLLGLQQTSLPSVIGAVFLIGLSAGIFIVPLQSFVQQRSPRERLGEILACMNFLNFLGVALAAVMFLVLTKNLGFTAKGCFTINGVMTALLALGTFIILPDFIVRFTVLVFTRIIYRVRSSGLENIPVTGGALLASNHVTWSDALLLSATQQRRIRFVMERSMYRNRWLNPLFRLMQAIPISANDPPHVLEEALQTARQALDDGYLVCTFPEQWLTRNGNLQPFKPGIEHIMKDSDYPIIPIYIGGAWGSVLSHYYGRILARLPSRRCHVHVAYGAPLPAATSSHAARQAVSELAMDYFDAKKDRTRALPYQFIKTARRRFTKPALADTTGKNLTFGKTLVAAIALSHEIKRITEGQEMVGVLLPATVGGALANVAITLIGKVPVNLNFTASPDAFNSSIQQCGIKTVITARPFVEKIGGKCPVPDDAVFLEDMAKGIAHGTKIRALLKALFLPATMLYPSRNFSPDAPATIIFSSGSTGDPKGVMLSHHNILSNTEALGMIIRFEKTDRLCSILPLFHSFGFTATLWGPLTVGFFSCFHPNPVEGAAIAEMVRKNRLTLLFATPTFLLTYLAKAKQDDFISLRLIMTGAEKLKKKLADRFEERFGIRPMEGYGATELSPVTSLNLPDADVAGFRQTGLREGSVGHPIPGVTAKLVHPDSGEELGENEAGLLLIKGPNVMQGYLGLPEKTAEVLNDGWYATGDIARIDSDGFIHLVDRLMRYSKIGGEMVPHLASEEVLMQGLEAVNQIVFVTAAPDERKGEQLVVLYTAEAGDAAMLQAFMKHSTLPNLWHPRKDNYFQIEEMPALGSGKLDMKQLKTMAAELVATKGSAK, encoded by the coding sequence ATGATGAAAGCGCGAGATTCCCAACATTCATTCGCATGGCTGAACGCCACGCAGTTTTTCGGTGCCCTCAACGACAACGTCTTCAAACTGCTGGTGATCTTCTATCTGGTCGACCACCTTGGTCTCGACCAAAAATCCACGATTGGATTGGCGGCCATGGTGTTCGTGGTTCCATTCCTGCTGTTTTCGCATGCCGCCGGCATTCTGGCCGACCGCTACAGCAAGCAGCGCATCGTCTTCTACTCCAAGTGCGCGGAGACCGGACTGATGGTGCTTGGGCTGGTGGCCATCCTGCTGGCGAGCCCCGTCATGCTCTATGCCCTGCTCTTCCTCATGTGCACCCAAAGCGCCTTCTTCGGCCCCTCCAAGTTCGGCATCATCCCGGAGCTGGTGAAGCTGGAGGAATTATCGAAGGCCAACAGCTTCCTCGTTGGGCTGACCTACCTGGCCATCATCGCCGGAACGTTCGTGCCCTCGCTCTTCCTGGCGCTGGTTTTCCGCGGTTCATACCTTGGTCTGGCCGGCGTCTGCATCGTTATTTCCGCGCTGGGCCTCGCTTCGAGCACACGCATTGAACGCACGGCGGCTGTCGGCTCAACCAAGCAAAAATTCACCCCCTTCTTCGTGGTTGATATGTTCAAGACCCTGTTCAGCCTGCGTAAGGACCGCTACCTGTTCGCCACATTGCTGAGCGTGGCCTACTTCCTGTTCCTCGGAGCCTTCATCCAGCAAAACCTGCTGTTGATCGGCACCGAGGAATTCGGGTGGGACACCACCACCAGCGGCTACCTCTTCCCCATGGCCGCCGTCGGCATTGCCCTTGGCGCACTGGCCTGCGGAAAGCTGTCGGGGCGCTGCATTGAATTTGGCCTGGTTCCCATCGGCGCCGTTGGCCTCACCACCGCCTGCCTGCTGCTCGGACTGCAACAGACCTCGTTGCCGTCGGTTATCGGCGCCGTCTTCCTGATCGGGCTCAGCGCCGGCATCTTCATTGTCCCGCTCCAGTCGTTCGTCCAGCAAAGAAGCCCGCGCGAACGGCTCGGCGAAATCCTCGCCTGCATGAATTTCCTGAATTTTCTCGGCGTGGCGCTGGCGGCGGTCATGTTCCTGGTGCTGACCAAGAACCTCGGCTTCACCGCCAAAGGCTGCTTCACCATCAACGGAGTGATGACCGCCCTGCTGGCCTTGGGAACTTTCATAATATTGCCGGACTTCATCGTGCGCTTCACGGTTCTGGTCTTCACCCGGATCATCTACCGCGTCCGCTCGTCCGGCCTTGAAAACATACCGGTCACCGGCGGCGCGCTGCTGGCGAGCAACCACGTCACCTGGTCGGATGCCCTGCTGCTTTCGGCCACGCAGCAACGGCGCATCCGGTTCGTCATGGAACGAAGCATGTACCGTAACCGCTGGCTCAACCCGCTCTTCCGCCTGATGCAGGCCATTCCCATCTCGGCCAACGATCCACCGCATGTGCTCGAAGAGGCGCTGCAAACCGCCAGGCAGGCGCTGGACGACGGCTACCTCGTCTGCACCTTCCCCGAACAATGGCTAACGCGAAACGGGAACCTGCAGCCCTTCAAGCCGGGCATCGAACACATCATGAAAGACTCCGACTACCCCATCATCCCCATCTATATCGGCGGGGCCTGGGGCAGCGTACTGAGCCACTACTACGGCCGCATCCTGGCCCGGCTCCCCTCGCGCCGCTGCCATGTGCATGTCGCATACGGGGCGCCTTTGCCCGCCGCAACATCGAGCCATGCCGCCCGGCAAGCGGTCTCGGAATTGGCCATGGACTATTTCGACGCCAAGAAAGACCGTACCCGCGCCCTGCCCTACCAGTTCATCAAGACCGCGCGGCGGCGCTTCACCAAGCCCGCCCTTGCCGATACGACCGGCAAGAACCTGACCTTCGGGAAAACCCTCGTCGCCGCGATCGCGCTCAGCCACGAAATCAAGCGCATCACCGAGGGGCAGGAAATGGTCGGCGTACTCCTACCCGCCACCGTCGGCGGAGCACTCGCAAACGTCGCCATCACCCTGATCGGGAAAGTGCCGGTCAACCTCAACTTCACCGCCTCGCCCGATGCCTTCAATTCCTCGATCCAGCAGTGCGGAATCAAGACCGTCATCACCGCCCGCCCCTTCGTGGAAAAGATTGGCGGCAAATGCCCCGTCCCCGACGATGCCGTCTTCCTTGAGGATATGGCCAAGGGCATCGCGCACGGCACCAAGATACGGGCGCTGCTCAAGGCCTTGTTCCTTCCCGCCACCATGCTCTACCCTTCCCGCAATTTTTCGCCCGATGCCCCCGCCACGATCATCTTTTCCTCCGGCAGCACTGGCGACCCCAAGGGCGTCATGCTCTCGCACCACAACATTCTTTCCAATACCGAAGCCCTCGGCATGATCATCCGCTTCGAGAAAACCGACCGGCTCTGCTCCATCCTGCCGCTCTTCCACTCGTTCGGGTTCACCGCCACCCTGTGGGGGCCATTGACCGTCGGCTTCTTTTCCTGCTTCCACCCCAACCCGGTCGAAGGCGCGGCGATTGCCGAGATGGTGCGCAAGAACCGGCTCACGCTGCTTTTCGCCACCCCCACCTTCCTGCTGACCTATCTGGCGAAAGCCAAGCAGGATGATTTCATCTCGCTGCGCCTCATCATGACCGGGGCGGAAAAGCTCAAGAAAAAACTGGCCGACCGCTTCGAGGAGCGCTTTGGCATCCGGCCAATGGAAGGGTACGGCGCAACCGAGCTCTCGCCGGTCACCTCCCTCAACCTGCCCGATGCCGACGTTGCCGGGTTCAGGCAAACCGGACTCAGGGAAGGCAGCGTCGGGCACCCGATCCCCGGCGTTACCGCGAAGCTGGTGCATCCCGATTCGGGCGAAGAACTGGGCGAAAACGAGGCAGGCCTGCTGCTCATCAAGGGGCCGAACGTCATGCAAGGCTATCTCGGCCTTCCCGAAAAAACAGCCGAAGTGCTCAACGATGGATGGTATGCCACCGGCGACATCGCCCGCATCGATTCGGATGGGTTCATCCATCTCGTCGATCGGCTCATGCGCTACAGCAAGATCGGCGGCGAGATGGTGCCGCACCTTGCTTCGGAGGAGGTGCTGATGCAAGGGCTGGAGGCCGTCAACCAGATTGTCTTTGTGACCGCCGCCCCCGACGAGCGCAAGGGCGAGCAGCTCGTGGTGCTCTACACCGCCGAGGCCGGCGACGCCGCCATGCTCCAGGCCTTCATGAAACATAGTACGCTGCCCAACCTCTGGCACCCGCGCAAGGACAACTATTTCCAGATCGAGGAAATGCCCGCCCTCGGTTCCGGCAAGCTCGACATGAAACAGCTCAAAACCATGGCCGCCGAATTGGTCGCAACGAAAGGAAGTGCCAAATGA
- a CDS encoding lysophospholipid acyltransferase family protein, translated as MDAQPYQTPPRWWSPQLTRGRFRFWRFMRRRLRVKYHHLMEIETRGLEHLQKCMDKGHGIMITPNHSCHADPSVLYWVADQLKVPFYFMAASQIFMRASWISTLVLRHHGCFSVNREGNDIRAFKEAVNILRNKPYPLVIFPEGEIYHINKRVTPFLDGPSAIALNACKQADRPICFVPCGIRYEYIENPMEELLALMDRLEEQLLWRPKRNLILRKRIYQFAEAILGLKEKEYLGETQTGTLPERIQALAEYILQGLEKKQGITNPAATLPERVKACRRQAIQCTEDDTLSGAAHLAAEVDLDDLFIVTQLFSYPGTYVSKRPTIEDMAEMIDKFEEDVLKKPTAGIRATRRAVIAFGEPIPVERGNGGKNQVHALTEKLEHEVQTLLDNIEMN; from the coding sequence ATGGATGCCCAACCCTATCAAACACCGCCACGCTGGTGGTCGCCGCAACTGACCCGGGGGCGCTTCCGGTTCTGGCGGTTTATGCGCCGCCGCCTCCGCGTGAAATACCACCACCTGATGGAGATCGAAACCCGGGGCTTGGAGCACCTTCAGAAATGCATGGATAAAGGGCATGGGATCATGATTACCCCGAACCATTCCTGCCATGCCGATCCCTCCGTACTCTACTGGGTGGCCGACCAATTGAAGGTACCGTTCTACTTCATGGCCGCCTCCCAGATTTTCATGCGGGCGAGTTGGATCAGCACCCTCGTCCTGCGGCACCACGGCTGCTTCAGCGTCAACCGCGAGGGCAACGATATCCGGGCGTTCAAAGAAGCGGTCAACATCCTCCGCAACAAACCCTATCCGCTGGTGATTTTTCCCGAAGGTGAAATCTACCATATCAACAAACGCGTTACCCCGTTCCTGGACGGCCCGTCGGCAATCGCGCTCAATGCCTGCAAACAAGCCGACCGCCCAATCTGCTTTGTGCCCTGCGGCATTCGCTACGAGTATATCGAGAATCCCATGGAAGAGCTGCTGGCGCTGATGGATCGGCTGGAGGAACAGCTGTTGTGGCGCCCCAAACGGAACCTGATCCTGCGCAAGCGCATCTACCAATTCGCCGAAGCCATCCTGGGGCTCAAGGAAAAGGAATATCTCGGCGAAACCCAGACGGGCACCCTGCCGGAGCGCATCCAGGCGCTGGCCGAATACATTCTCCAGGGACTCGAAAAAAAACAGGGCATCACGAACCCCGCGGCCACCCTGCCCGAACGCGTGAAGGCCTGCCGACGCCAAGCCATCCAGTGCACGGAAGACGACACCCTGTCCGGCGCCGCTCACCTCGCGGCGGAGGTGGATCTCGACGACCTGTTCATTGTGACCCAACTCTTCAGCTATCCCGGAACCTATGTTTCGAAACGGCCCACCATCGAAGACATGGCGGAGATGATCGATAAATTCGAAGAGGATGTTTTGAAAAAACCAACGGCCGGCATCCGGGCCACCCGGCGGGCGGTCATCGCCTTTGGCGAACCGATCCCGGTCGAGCGTGGCAACGGAGGCAAAAACCAGGTTCACGCACTAACCGAAAAACTCGAACATGAAGTGCAAACCCTGCTCGACAACATTGAAATGAATTGA